The proteins below come from a single Sorghum bicolor cultivar BTx623 chromosome 4, Sorghum_bicolor_NCBIv3, whole genome shotgun sequence genomic window:
- the LOC8074643 gene encoding putative adagio-like protein 2 — protein MEWDSDSDGGGDDEEEEEVRPGGGGGDAGPGFSLAIEGVLGACGMVVSDALEPDFPIIYVNRGFEEATGYRAEEVLGRNCRFLQCRGPFAQRRHPLVDAAVVTGIRRCLEEGTEFQGDLLNFRKDGSPYMARLQLTPIYGDDEMITHYMGIQFFNDSNVDLGPSPGSVTKELARSTWIAPGNTDSPTSVGKGNLWEHSSLFLLSDEVICQKILSKLSPRDIASVNSVCKRFYHMTRNEDLWRMVCQNAWGTEATRALETVAGSRSLAWGRLARELTTLEAVAWRKLTVGGAVEPSRCNFSACAVGNRVVLFGGEGVNMQPMNDTFVLDLSASKPEWRHINVSSAPPGRWGHTLSCLNGSRLILFGGCGGQGLLNDVFILDLDAQHPTWREIPGLAPPVPRSWHSSCTVDGTKLVVSGGCADSGVLLSDTYLLDVTMEKPVWREIPASWSPPSRLGHSLSVYDGKKILMFGGLAKSGPLRLRSSDVFTLDLSEDKPCWRCITGSRMPGAGNPAGVGPPPRLDHVAVSLPGGRVLIFGGSVAGLHSASKLYLLDPTEEKPTWRLLNVPGHPPRFAWGHSTCVVGGTKAIVLGGQTGEEWMLTEIYELSLASSLI, from the exons ATGGAGTGGGACAGCGATTCCGACGGCGGCGGtgacgacgaggaggaagaagaggtccgccccgggggcgggggcggggacGCGGGCCCGGGGTTCTCGCTGGCCATCGAGGGCGTGCTGGGCGCGTGCGGCATGGTGGTCTCCGACGCGCTCGAGCCCGACTTCCCCATCATCTACGTCAACCGCGGGTTCGAGGAGGCTACCGGATACCGCGCCGAGGAGGTGCTCGGGAGGAACTG CCGGTTTCTACAATGCAGAGGACCATTTGCTCAGAGGAGACATCCCCTTGTTGATGCAGCAGTTGTTACTGGGATTCGGAGATGTTTAGAGGAAGGGACTGAGTTTCAGGGTGACCTGTTGAATTTTAGAAAAGATGGTTCTCCATACATGGCAAGGCTGCAATTAACACCCATATACGGAGATGATGAAATGATAACACACTATATGGGTATCCAGTTTTTCAATGATTCTAATGTTGACTTGGGTCCTTCACCTGGCTCTGTAACAAAAGAACTTGCGAGATCCACATGGATTGCACCTGGCAACACTGACTCACCAACTTCAGTAGGCAAGGGTAATTTGTGGGAACATTCTAGTCTCTTTCTGCTGAGTGATGAGGTAATTTGCCAGAAGATCTTGTCTAAATTGTCACCCAGGGATATAGCATCGGTAAACTCTGTTTGCAAGCGATTTTATCACATGACAAGGAATGAAGACCTTTGGAGGATGGTTTGTCAGAATGCATGGGGCACTGAAGCTACTCGGGCCCTTGAGACCGTGGCAggatcaagaagtttggcatGGGGCCGGCTAGCACGAGAGTTGACCACCCTTGAAGCTGTTGCCTGGAGGAAATTGACAGTCGGTGGTGCAGTGGAGCCATCTCGCTGCAACTTCAGTGCCTGTGCTGTAGGGAATCGTGTTGTCCTATTTGGTGGAGAGGGTGTTAACATGCAGCCAATGAATGATACATTTGTGCTGGACTTGAGTGCCAGCAAGCCAGAATGGAGGCACATCAATGTGAGCTCAGCTCCTCCTGGTCGCTGGGGCCATACCCTATCATGCCTGAATGGATCACGGCTGATTCTGTTTGGTGGCTGTGGGGGGCAGGGGCTGCTTAATGATGTCTTCATTTTGGATCTTGATGCGCAGCATCCAACTTGGCGTGAGATTCCTGGCCTTGCACCCCCTGTACCGCGGTCATGGCATAGCTCTTGCACTGTGGATGGAACCAAGCTGGTGGTTTCTGGTGGATGTGCTGACTCTGGTGTTCTTCTCAGTGATACCTACCTCCTAGATGTGACGATGGAAAAACCTGTTTGGAGGGAGATACCTGCATCTTGGTCTCCACCTTCCAGGCTGGGGCACTCACTATCCGTCTACGATGGCAAGAAAATCCTGATGTTTGGTGGCCTTGCTAAAAGTGGTCCTCTACGGCTTCGATCTAGTGATGTGTTCACTCTAGATTTAAGTGAAGACAAGCCTTGCTGGAGGTGCATCACTGGCAGCAGGATGCCAGGAGCTGGTAATCCTGCTGGAGTTGGCCCACCTCCTCGCCTTGATCATGTTGCCGTGAGCCTTCCTGGTGGGAGAGTTTTGATATTTGGTGGGTCTGTGGCGGGTCTTCACTCTGCTTCAAAACTTTACCTCCTGGATCCAACTGAAGAGAAGCCAACCTGGAGGCTTCTGAATGTTCCAGGGCATCCTCCACGGTTCGCCTGGGGCCACAGTACTTGTGTTGTTGGAGGGACAAAGGCAATAGTTCTTGGAGGACaaactggagaagagtggatgcTAACTGAAATATATGAGCTTTCTCTAGCAAGCTCATTAATCTGA